One genomic region from Knoellia sp. p5-6-4 encodes:
- a CDS encoding LytR C-terminal domain-containing protein produces the protein MSYIVESGASSSRRSRRRRALITLAVVALMLFFAFWYAYSYYRTSSEPTAAPAPTCATTAPAKAGAAPRPAEITVNVYNATDRAGLAAKTAAEVRQRGFDVATITNDPLRRTVTGPAEVRYGKSGTAKAKVVLGLVKGAKPVRDGRVDGSVDLVLGEKFTALVKRPAAPAAEPSAPAC, from the coding sequence GTGAGCTACATCGTCGAGTCGGGGGCTTCGAGCTCCCGCAGGAGCCGACGCCGCCGCGCCCTCATCACCCTGGCCGTCGTGGCGCTCATGCTCTTCTTCGCCTTCTGGTACGCCTACTCGTACTACCGCACGTCGTCGGAGCCGACTGCTGCCCCGGCGCCCACGTGCGCCACGACGGCTCCGGCCAAAGCAGGCGCAGCGCCCCGGCCGGCCGAGATCACCGTGAACGTCTACAACGCCACGGACCGGGCCGGCCTGGCGGCGAAGACTGCCGCCGAGGTCCGCCAGCGCGGCTTCGACGTCGCAACCATCACGAACGACCCGCTGCGGCGCACCGTCACCGGGCCGGCCGAGGTCCGCTACGGGAAGTCGGGCACCGCGAAGGCCAAGGTGGTCCTCGGCCTCGTCAAGGGCGCCAAGCCGGTGCGTGACGGCAGGGTCGACGGCTCGGTCGACCTCGTGCTGGGCGAGAAGTTCACGGCCCTGGTGAAGCGGCCCGCGGCCCCGGCGGCCGAGCCGTCGGCCCCCGCCTGCTGA
- a CDS encoding VOC family protein produces MSRLIFVNLPVKDLSASRGFFEALGFSTNEQFSDDKAACVVLDDNIFVMLLREEFFRTFVGGEVADAWQVTEVLTCLSAESRQEVDDLVRRAVEAGGKPWKESFSDGPMYGGSFQDLDGHVWEVMHMDLPGSQG; encoded by the coding sequence GTGTCCCGCCTGATCTTCGTCAACCTGCCCGTCAAGGACCTGTCGGCCTCGCGCGGCTTCTTCGAGGCCCTCGGGTTCTCGACCAACGAGCAGTTCTCCGACGACAAAGCCGCCTGTGTCGTGCTGGACGACAACATCTTCGTGATGCTGCTGCGCGAGGAGTTCTTCCGCACCTTCGTGGGCGGCGAGGTCGCCGACGCGTGGCAGGTCACCGAGGTGCTCACCTGCCTCAGCGCCGAGAGCCGGCAGGAGGTCGACGACCTCGTCCGCCGGGCGGTCGAGGCCGGCGGGAAGCCCTGGAAGGAATCGTTCTCCGACGGCCCGATGTACGGCGGCAGCTTCCAGGACCTCGACGGCCACGTCTGGGAGGTCATGCACATGGACCTCCCGGGGTCTCAGGGCTGA
- a CDS encoding TIGR03086 family metal-binding protein, with protein sequence MSLQPGATPVTAGTELLERALGFTRGALALVTPGLLGRPTPCSAWRLRDLLSHMEDSLVALHDAAAEGSIALAVWPPGAPGDEPAVVASLRHHGCALLGAWTRLEHDQPVAIGGRPLPASTVAVVGALEVAVHGWDVARSCGRAWSLPEGLALELLRHVDALVGAEDHGVRFADPVQLPPGRPPSDRLLALTGRAPDWGA encoded by the coding sequence ATGAGCCTGCAGCCGGGAGCCACGCCCGTGACTGCCGGCACCGAGCTGCTCGAACGGGCGCTGGGGTTCACCCGCGGCGCCCTCGCCCTCGTCACGCCCGGTCTGCTCGGGCGGCCGACGCCGTGCTCGGCCTGGCGTCTGCGCGACCTGCTCAGCCACATGGAGGACTCCCTCGTGGCGCTGCACGACGCGGCTGCCGAAGGCAGCATCGCGCTCGCAGTGTGGCCGCCCGGCGCACCGGGCGACGAGCCGGCCGTGGTCGCATCGCTGCGGCACCACGGCTGTGCCCTGCTCGGCGCGTGGACCCGGCTCGAGCACGACCAGCCGGTCGCCATCGGGGGCAGGCCCCTCCCCGCCAGCACGGTCGCCGTCGTGGGCGCCCTCGAGGTGGCGGTGCACGGGTGGGACGTCGCCCGTTCCTGCGGCCGGGCGTGGTCGCTTCCCGAGGGCCTGGCGCTGGAGCTGCTGCGGCACGTCGACGCCCTGGTCGGGGCGGAGGACCACGGGGTCCGCTTCGCCGACCCCGTACAGCTCCCACCCGGGCGTCCACCCAGTGACCGCCTGCTCGCGTTGACCGGTCGAGCGCCAGACTGGGGTGCGTGA
- a CDS encoding glycoside hydrolase family 3 protein, which yields MSRFSPTRRAFVAGVAAAGALACAVPTASAQAGAADPALPPPADNGWVTSTMARMTLPEKVGQLFVQQVYGSDATTPDPRNVPLYGVASPAEVVQKYHLGGVIYFAWTDSVKNPDQITALSNGLQKAALSRDSKVDVPLQIAIDQEQGVVTRIGPPATQFPGSMALGAGRSTDDARTAAAITGEELRAMGVNTNFAPVADTNVNALNPVIGTRSFSSDPALAASMVGAQVKGYQQDGGVSASAKHFPGHGDTATDSHVAFPIITHTREQWEQLDAPPFKAAIAEGIDMIMTAHLAFPALDDSGDPATLSRPILTGLLREELGFEGVIVTDALEMKGVREKYGDAEVAVRALEAGADQLLMTPAMDQAYAAVLSAVESGRISVADLDAKVRRVLELKYERGVVADPYADPAAVSSVVGTPEHLAVADEVTDRTTTLVKNDDATLPLAVGGKKVLVAGYGVTVTSTLSRAFTAKGATVTVKESGTAPSDAKIADAVAAAQASDAVVVTTMRAWTSPAQQKLVKSLLATGKPVVVVATRDPYDIAYVDDASTYLATYSYSPVAIEAVARVISGDVSPTGKLPVDIPVAGDPTTVLYPFGHGLTY from the coding sequence ATGTCCCGGTTCTCACCGACCCGTCGCGCGTTCGTCGCCGGTGTGGCAGCAGCAGGGGCGCTCGCGTGCGCCGTGCCGACCGCCTCTGCCCAGGCCGGGGCCGCCGACCCCGCTCTTCCACCGCCTGCTGACAACGGCTGGGTCACCTCCACGATGGCGCGGATGACGCTGCCGGAGAAGGTCGGCCAGCTCTTCGTGCAGCAGGTCTACGGCTCCGACGCGACCACCCCCGACCCGCGCAACGTCCCGCTCTACGGGGTCGCCTCGCCCGCGGAGGTCGTGCAGAAGTACCACCTCGGCGGTGTCATCTACTTCGCCTGGACCGACAGCGTGAAGAACCCCGACCAGATCACGGCCCTCTCCAACGGACTCCAGAAGGCCGCCCTGTCGCGCGACTCCAAGGTCGACGTGCCGCTGCAGATCGCCATCGACCAGGAGCAGGGCGTGGTCACCCGCATCGGGCCGCCGGCGACGCAGTTCCCGGGCTCGATGGCGCTCGGCGCGGGTCGCAGCACCGACGACGCCCGCACGGCCGCCGCCATCACCGGCGAAGAGCTGCGGGCCATGGGCGTCAACACCAACTTCGCACCGGTCGCCGACACCAACGTCAACGCGCTCAACCCGGTGATCGGCACCCGGTCGTTCTCCTCCGACCCGGCTCTCGCCGCCTCGATGGTCGGCGCCCAGGTCAAGGGCTACCAGCAGGACGGTGGTGTCTCCGCGTCGGCCAAGCACTTCCCCGGGCACGGCGACACCGCCACCGACAGCCACGTGGCCTTCCCGATCATCACGCACACCCGTGAGCAGTGGGAGCAGCTGGATGCCCCACCGTTCAAGGCGGCCATCGCCGAGGGCATCGACATGATCATGACCGCCCACCTGGCCTTCCCGGCGCTCGACGACTCTGGTGACCCGGCCACCCTGAGCAGGCCGATCCTCACCGGCCTGTTGCGCGAGGAGCTGGGCTTCGAGGGCGTCATCGTCACGGATGCGCTGGAGATGAAGGGCGTTCGCGAGAAGTACGGCGACGCCGAGGTGGCCGTGCGGGCTCTCGAGGCGGGTGCCGACCAGCTCCTCATGACGCCGGCGATGGACCAGGCGTATGCCGCGGTGCTGTCGGCGGTGGAGTCGGGTCGGATCTCCGTCGCCGACCTCGACGCGAAGGTGCGTCGGGTCCTGGAGCTGAAGTACGAGCGAGGCGTCGTCGCGGACCCCTACGCCGACCCGGCTGCGGTGTCCTCGGTCGTCGGCACGCCCGAGCACCTGGCGGTCGCCGACGAGGTGACCGACCGCACCACCACGCTGGTCAAGAACGACGACGCGACGCTGCCCCTGGCCGTCGGCGGCAAGAAGGTGCTCGTCGCCGGCTACGGCGTCACCGTGACCTCCACGCTCTCCAGGGCCTTCACGGCGAAGGGGGCCACGGTCACGGTGAAGGAGAGCGGCACCGCTCCGAGCGACGCGAAGATCGCCGATGCCGTCGCTGCAGCCCAGGCAAGCGACGCGGTGGTCGTGACGACGATGAGGGCGTGGACCTCGCCGGCCCAGCAGAAGCTGGTGAAGTCGCTCCTGGCGACGGGCAAGCCGGTCGTCGTGGTCGCCACCCGTGACCCCTACGACATCGCCTACGTCGACGACGCGTCGACCTACCTGGCCACCTACTCCTACAGCCCGGTCGCGATCGAGGCGGTCGCGCGGGTGATCAGCGGCGACGTCAGCCCGACGGGCAAGCTCCCCGTCGACATCCCGGTGGCCGGCGACCCCACGACCGTCCTGTACCCGTTCGGGCACGGCCTCACCTACTGA
- a CDS encoding type II toxin-antitoxin system VapB family antitoxin codes for MIFKAVGDTRPYPDHGKDAVRDWADVPPRMVRLEELITTKRTLDLGQLLAEDSTFYGDLFAHVVEWQGNLYLEDGLHRALRAALQQRPTLHARVLVLD; via the coding sequence GTGATCTTCAAGGCTGTCGGTGACACCCGCCCCTACCCCGACCACGGCAAGGACGCCGTCCGGGACTGGGCAGACGTGCCCCCGCGCATGGTCCGCCTCGAGGAGCTCATCACCACGAAGCGGACCCTCGACCTCGGCCAGCTGCTGGCGGAGGACTCGACGTTCTACGGCGACCTGTTCGCCCACGTCGTCGAGTGGCAGGGCAACCTCTACCTCGAGGACGGGCTGCACCGCGCGTTGCGGGCAGCACTGCAGCAGCGTCCTACCCTGCACGCGCGCGTCCTCGTGCTTGACTAG
- a CDS encoding DUF1343 domain-containing protein, with protein MTNLNRRQLLTAGALGAAAVPFAATAARAGVATPVNVTYPSRPVTPGADRAAADGWAALSGRKVGIITNPTGILTNLRTIVDEMHEAGSVDIRGVFGPEHGFRGTAQAGGSEGTFTDARTGLTVYDSYGAGTDKMASMFRTAGVDTVVFDIQDAGARFYTYIWTMYTAMKAAVQTGARFVVLDRPNPIGGTARGPMMTTAYTSGVGAKEIVQAHGMTVGELARFFDGEFLEAEVGARLTELQVVEMSGWRRDMPYAATGLPWVMPSPNMPTPDTALVYPGTGMFEGTSLSEGRGTTRPFELVGAPFVDYRWAERLAALDLPGAGFREAYFNPTFSKHQGKVCGGVQVHIIDPRTFDPMRVGVEMLVAARALYTDFAWRKDTWDAARPYWIDKLTGSTRLRDQITAGASADEVVGAWREELAEFDRRRQQYLIYRGPAA; from the coding sequence ATGACGAACCTCAACCGTCGCCAGCTCCTCACCGCCGGGGCCCTCGGCGCCGCAGCCGTGCCCTTCGCCGCCACGGCGGCCCGGGCCGGTGTCGCGACACCCGTCAACGTCACCTACCCCTCCCGCCCGGTGACCCCCGGCGCCGACAGGGCCGCCGCGGACGGGTGGGCGGCCCTGTCCGGCCGCAAGGTCGGCATCATCACGAACCCGACCGGCATCCTGACGAACCTGCGCACCATCGTCGACGAGATGCACGAGGCCGGATCCGTCGACATCAGAGGCGTGTTCGGTCCCGAGCACGGCTTCCGCGGCACGGCACAGGCCGGTGGCTCGGAGGGCACCTTCACGGACGCCCGCACCGGCCTGACGGTCTATGACTCCTACGGTGCGGGCACCGACAAGATGGCCTCGATGTTCCGCACCGCCGGGGTCGACACCGTCGTCTTCGACATCCAGGACGCCGGCGCCCGCTTCTACACCTACATCTGGACGATGTACACGGCGATGAAGGCGGCCGTGCAGACCGGCGCCCGGTTCGTGGTGCTCGACCGCCCCAACCCCATCGGGGGCACGGCCCGCGGGCCGATGATGACGACCGCCTACACCTCGGGCGTCGGCGCCAAGGAGATCGTCCAGGCGCACGGCATGACGGTCGGCGAGCTGGCCCGGTTCTTCGACGGCGAGTTCCTCGAGGCGGAGGTCGGCGCCCGGCTCACCGAGCTGCAGGTCGTGGAGATGAGCGGCTGGCGCCGCGACATGCCGTATGCCGCGACCGGACTCCCGTGGGTCATGCCGAGCCCCAACATGCCCACGCCCGACACCGCCCTGGTCTACCCCGGCACCGGGATGTTCGAGGGCACCAGCCTCTCGGAGGGCCGCGGCACCACGCGACCGTTCGAGCTGGTCGGCGCGCCATTCGTCGACTACCGCTGGGCCGAGCGCCTCGCGGCCCTCGACCTGCCCGGTGCGGGCTTCCGCGAGGCGTACTTCAACCCGACCTTCAGCAAGCACCAGGGCAAGGTCTGCGGCGGCGTGCAGGTGCACATCATCGACCCGCGCACCTTCGACCCGATGCGCGTCGGCGTGGAGATGCTGGTCGCGGCCCGGGCGCTCTACACCGACTTCGCCTGGCGCAAGGACACCTGGGACGCGGCTCGGCCGTACTGGATCGACAAGCTCACCGGGTCGACGAGGCTGCGCGACCAGATCACGGCCGGTGCCTCGGCCGACGAGGTCGTGGGCGCCTGGCGCGAGGAGCTCGCCGAGTTCGACCGGCGCCGCCAGCAGTACCTCATCTACCGCGGCCCGGCCGCCTGA
- a CDS encoding helicase HerA-like domain-containing protein, with protein sequence MTDKATESPATTPAGSAQLDAIRAGYASEGAALHLGAAVVDGHAHADAPVRLPLSSLNRHGLVAGATGTGKTKTLQLMAEQLSAQGVPVFLADIKGDLSGMASPGVPNEKLAARSADVGQQWAPTAYPTEFLSLGGLGTGIPVRATITSFGPTLLAKVLGLNDTQESSLGLVFHYADKNGLALLDLKDLRAVISHLTSDEGKAELKALGGLSSATAGVILRELITFSDQGADVFFGEPEFDTADLLRTAGDGRGMVTCLELPAVQDRPQLFSTFLMWLLADLFHDLPEVGDLDKPKLVFFFDEAHLLFDEASKAFQDAIEQTVRLIRSKGVGVFFVTQSPKDVPSDVLAQLGNRVQHALRAFTPDDAKALKAAVSTYPHTDYDLSELLTTLGTGEAVVTVLSEKGAPTPVAWTRMVAPQSLMAPSDEAVVAQAVAASPLAQTYAAVADRESAYEKLQARLAAAPTPEEEPAPAPARAPRREESGAPARRQPKEEPGMVEQVVQSSAFRSMLRSAGTVIGREITRSIFGTARRRR encoded by the coding sequence GTGACGGACAAGGCGACCGAGAGCCCCGCGACCACCCCGGCCGGCAGCGCCCAGCTGGACGCGATCCGAGCCGGTTACGCGTCCGAGGGCGCTGCGCTTCATCTCGGCGCCGCCGTCGTCGACGGACACGCGCACGCCGACGCGCCCGTGCGCCTCCCGCTGTCGTCGCTCAACCGGCACGGCCTCGTGGCGGGGGCGACCGGCACCGGCAAGACCAAGACCCTCCAGCTGATGGCCGAGCAGCTGTCGGCGCAGGGGGTCCCCGTCTTCCTCGCCGACATCAAGGGCGACCTTTCGGGGATGGCCAGTCCCGGGGTCCCCAACGAGAAGCTGGCCGCCCGCTCCGCCGACGTGGGGCAGCAGTGGGCGCCCACGGCATACCCGACCGAGTTCCTGTCGCTCGGGGGCCTCGGCACGGGCATCCCCGTGCGCGCGACCATCACCTCGTTCGGGCCGACCCTGCTCGCGAAGGTCCTCGGGCTCAACGACACCCAGGAGTCGAGCCTGGGGCTGGTGTTCCACTACGCCGACAAGAACGGCCTGGCCCTGCTGGACCTCAAGGACCTGCGCGCGGTCATCTCGCACCTCACCTCCGACGAGGGCAAGGCCGAGCTCAAGGCGCTCGGCGGGCTGTCGTCCGCGACGGCCGGGGTGATCCTGCGCGAGCTCATCACCTTCTCCGACCAGGGCGCCGACGTCTTCTTCGGCGAACCCGAGTTCGACACGGCCGACCTGCTGCGCACCGCCGGCGACGGCCGGGGGATGGTCACGTGCCTCGAGCTGCCCGCCGTGCAGGACCGCCCGCAGCTGTTCTCGACCTTCCTCATGTGGCTGCTCGCCGACCTGTTCCACGACCTGCCCGAGGTCGGTGACCTCGACAAGCCCAAGCTGGTCTTCTTCTTCGACGAGGCACACCTGCTCTTCGACGAGGCCAGCAAGGCCTTCCAGGACGCCATCGAGCAGACCGTCCGGCTCATCCGGTCCAAGGGCGTCGGCGTCTTCTTCGTCACCCAGAGCCCGAAGGACGTGCCCTCCGACGTGCTCGCGCAGCTGGGCAACCGGGTCCAGCACGCCCTGCGTGCGTTCACGCCCGACGACGCCAAGGCGCTCAAGGCCGCCGTCTCCACCTACCCGCACACCGACTACGACCTCTCCGAGCTGCTCACCACGCTGGGGACCGGCGAGGCCGTCGTGACGGTGCTCTCGGAGAAGGGCGCGCCCACCCCTGTCGCGTGGACCCGGATGGTCGCGCCCCAGTCGCTCATGGCTCCCTCGGACGAGGCGGTGGTCGCGCAGGCCGTCGCCGCCTCGCCCCTGGCGCAGACGTATGCCGCGGTGGCCGACCGCGAGTCCGCCTACGAGAAGCTGCAGGCCCGCCTGGCCGCCGCGCCCACCCCCGAGGAGGAGCCGGCCCCGGCACCGGCGCGGGCTCCTCGCCGCGAGGAGTCCGGGGCTCCCGCCCGCCGCCAGCCCAAGGAGGAGCCGGGCATGGTCGAGCAGGTGGTGCAGTCGAGCGCCTTCCGCTCGATGCTCCGATCGGCGGGCACGGTGATCGGCAGGGAGATCACCCGCTCGATCTTCGGCACCGCCCGTCGTCGCCGCTGA
- a CDS encoding propionyl-CoA synthetase, which yields MTQGAYAAAYAESLDDPNAFWGRAAQAIDWITPPTRVLDDDRPPFFRWFTGGALNTCHNALDRHVAAGRGDQAAVIYDSPVTGERRTLTYAGLLDEVSRFAGVLDSLGVEKGDRVVIYMPMVPEAVVAMLACARIGAVHSVVFGGFAPGELSVRIEDAEPTVVVTASCGIEPKRVVEYKPMLDAALDRSSHKPESVIVLQREQARAAVGERDTDWEEMEWADLMRDAEPADCVEVAATDPLYVLYTSGTTGRPKGIVRDNGGHAVALRWSMENVYDIGPGDVWFTASDVGWVVGHSYIVYAPLLTGATTVLYEGKPVGTPDAGAFWKVIADHRVKAMFTAPTAYRAIKREDPDGVLMRGHDLSSLRTVFLAGERLDPDTWEWASRMLGVPVIDNWWQTETGWPIAANLRGLEPMPVKPGSPSVPVPGYAVEVLDERGEPVPAGTEGAICIRLPLPPGTLPTLWHDDERYVAGYLSAFDGYYLTGDGGLVDEDGYLFVMGRTDDVLNVAGHRLSTGSMEAALAGHEAVAECAVIGVHDDFKGQLPRALVVLKAGVDGDGDGDRIRAELVKRVRDEVGAVAALHQVDIVPALPKTRSGKILRKTMREIADGKPATVPGTIEDASVLDTLRPVLRPQP from the coding sequence ATGACCCAGGGTGCCTACGCCGCTGCCTACGCCGAGAGCCTCGACGACCCGAACGCCTTCTGGGGCCGGGCCGCACAGGCCATCGACTGGATCACGCCGCCGACCCGCGTGCTCGACGACGACCGGCCTCCCTTCTTCCGGTGGTTCACCGGCGGCGCGCTCAACACCTGCCACAACGCGCTCGACCGCCACGTGGCGGCGGGGCGCGGCGACCAGGCGGCGGTGATCTACGACAGCCCCGTCACCGGCGAGCGTCGCACCCTGACGTATGCCGGGCTGCTCGACGAGGTCTCGCGGTTCGCCGGCGTGCTGGACTCGCTCGGCGTCGAGAAGGGCGACCGGGTCGTCATCTACATGCCGATGGTGCCCGAGGCGGTCGTCGCGATGCTGGCCTGCGCCCGTATCGGCGCCGTGCACTCCGTGGTGTTCGGAGGGTTCGCGCCAGGCGAGCTGTCGGTGCGCATCGAGGACGCCGAGCCCACCGTCGTCGTCACGGCCTCGTGCGGCATCGAGCCCAAGCGGGTGGTGGAGTACAAGCCGATGCTCGACGCCGCTCTGGACCGCAGCAGCCACAAGCCCGAGTCCGTCATCGTCCTCCAGCGCGAGCAGGCCCGGGCAGCGGTCGGTGAACGCGACACCGACTGGGAGGAGATGGAGTGGGCCGACCTCATGCGGGACGCCGAGCCCGCCGACTGCGTCGAGGTCGCCGCCACCGACCCGCTCTACGTCCTCTACACCTCCGGCACGACCGGCCGACCCAAGGGCATCGTCCGCGACAACGGTGGCCACGCGGTGGCGCTGCGCTGGTCGATGGAGAACGTCTACGACATCGGTCCCGGCGACGTCTGGTTCACGGCCAGCGACGTCGGCTGGGTCGTCGGCCACTCCTACATCGTCTACGCCCCACTGCTCACCGGTGCAACCACCGTTCTCTACGAGGGGAAACCGGTCGGCACCCCCGACGCCGGCGCGTTCTGGAAGGTGATCGCCGACCACCGGGTGAAGGCCATGTTCACCGCGCCCACGGCATACCGGGCCATCAAGCGGGAGGACCCGGACGGTGTGTTGATGCGGGGGCACGACCTCTCGTCGCTGCGGACCGTGTTCCTGGCAGGCGAGCGGCTCGACCCCGACACCTGGGAGTGGGCGTCGAGGATGCTCGGGGTGCCCGTCATCGACAACTGGTGGCAGACCGAGACCGGGTGGCCCATCGCGGCCAACCTCAGGGGTCTCGAGCCGATGCCGGTCAAGCCGGGGTCGCCGTCGGTGCCCGTGCCCGGGTATGCCGTGGAGGTGCTCGACGAGCGCGGCGAACCGGTGCCTGCGGGCACCGAGGGCGCCATCTGCATCAGGCTGCCCCTCCCACCCGGCACCCTCCCCACGCTGTGGCACGACGACGAGCGCTACGTCGCCGGGTACCTCAGTGCGTTCGACGGCTACTACCTCACCGGCGACGGCGGGCTGGTGGACGAGGACGGCTACCTGTTCGTCATGGGCCGCACCGACGACGTGCTCAACGTCGCCGGGCACCGGCTCTCGACGGGCTCCATGGAGGCGGCGCTCGCCGGCCACGAGGCGGTGGCGGAGTGTGCGGTGATCGGCGTCCACGACGACTTCAAGGGCCAGCTGCCCAGGGCCCTCGTCGTGCTCAAGGCGGGAGTCGACGGCGACGGCGACGGCGACCGCATCCGCGCCGAGCTCGTCAAGCGGGTGCGTGACGAGGTCGGTGCGGTCGCGGCGCTGCACCAGGTCGACATCGTCCCTGCGCTGCCCAAGACCCGCTCCGGCAAGATCCTGCGCAAGACGATGCGCGAGATCGCCGACGGCAAGCCCGCCACCGTGCCGGGCACGATCGAGGACGCGTCGGTGCTCGACACCCTGAGGCCGGTGCTGCGACCTCAGCCCTGA
- a CDS encoding sigma-70 family RNA polymerase sigma factor: protein MSVTQTQVDEDFLAQAEGYRRELFAHCYRMMGSAHDAEDLVQETYLRAWRAYHGFEGRSSMRTWLHRIATNACLSALEGRSRRPMPTGLGSPALPGDAPLVQQTEVLWLEPVPTSLVTDPQDPASIVDGQAGVRLALIAALQHLPPRQRAVLILREVLRWSAAEVAEALETTTASVNSALQRARATLDAAALTEADVVEPTDPAQRELLDRYARAMELKDIAAIVSLCAREAVWEMPPFVGWYQGAETIGLLIDVNCPAGPGQLRMVPTTANGQAAFGMYYLTDDGTYRPFQLHVLELRGGEVAHVSAFFDHSLFALFGLPDFLDADTPLYSPTP, encoded by the coding sequence ATGAGCGTGACCCAGACGCAGGTCGACGAGGACTTCCTGGCCCAGGCCGAGGGCTACCGGCGCGAGCTGTTCGCGCACTGCTACCGCATGATGGGCTCCGCCCACGACGCCGAGGACCTCGTCCAGGAGACCTACCTGCGGGCCTGGCGGGCCTACCACGGCTTCGAGGGCCGGTCGTCGATGCGCACCTGGCTGCACCGCATCGCCACCAACGCGTGCCTGTCGGCCCTCGAGGGCCGCAGCCGCCGGCCGATGCCGACGGGTCTCGGCTCTCCAGCCCTGCCCGGTGACGCACCGCTGGTGCAGCAGACAGAGGTGCTCTGGCTGGAGCCGGTGCCCACCAGCCTCGTGACGGACCCCCAGGACCCGGCCAGCATCGTGGACGGCCAGGCCGGCGTGCGACTCGCCCTCATCGCAGCGCTGCAGCACCTGCCCCCACGCCAGCGAGCCGTGCTCATCCTCCGGGAGGTGCTGCGCTGGTCGGCCGCGGAGGTGGCCGAGGCGCTCGAGACCACCACGGCCTCGGTCAACAGCGCCCTCCAGCGCGCCCGCGCCACCCTCGACGCCGCTGCCCTGACCGAGGCCGACGTCGTCGAGCCCACCGACCCCGCCCAGCGCGAGCTGCTCGACCGCTACGCCCGCGCGATGGAGCTCAAGGACATCGCCGCCATCGTCAGCCTGTGCGCCAGGGAGGCGGTCTGGGAGATGCCCCCGTTCGTGGGGTGGTACCAGGGCGCCGAGACCATCGGCCTGCTCATCGACGTCAACTGCCCTGCGGGACCGGGCCAGCTGCGCATGGTGCCGACGACCGCGAACGGCCAGGCAGCCTTCGGCATGTACTACCTCACCGACGACGGCACCTACCGGCCGTTCCAGCTGCACGTGCTCGAGCTGCGCGGCGGCGAGGTGGCCCACGTCTCCGCGTTCTTCGACCACTCGCTCTTCGCGCTCTTCGGGCTGCCGGACTTCCTCGACGCCGACACCCCGCTGTACTCGCCGACGCCATGA
- a CDS encoding AEC family transporter produces the protein MTGVFEGFATIGAVIALGALLAQLKVLDLTAQVLLSRLAFFVASPALMVVTLSSTDVSAVLSRNLVASIAGVAVAGGVYAVLARLAWRRPLGHTVIGTLAASYVNAGNLGIPIAAYVLGNAAYVAPTLLLQLLVLQPLALAVLDADARGGRVPVRLVLTRPFTNPLTVGSLVGLVLAVTGWTLPGAVQDPLELVAGMAVPAMLIAYGIALRLGPGLGAGGSAGEVAVTSALKLVAQPLTAYLVAHFLLGVDGHALLAIVVTSALPTAQNIFVHATRYDRGAVLARDTILVTTVGSVPVILLLAVLLG, from the coding sequence GTGACAGGGGTCTTCGAGGGGTTCGCGACCATCGGCGCGGTCATCGCCCTCGGCGCCCTGCTCGCCCAGCTCAAGGTGCTCGACCTCACCGCCCAGGTGCTCCTGTCGAGGCTGGCCTTCTTCGTCGCCAGTCCTGCGCTCATGGTGGTGACCCTGTCCTCCACCGACGTCTCGGCGGTGCTCTCGCGCAACCTCGTCGCCTCGATCGCGGGAGTCGCGGTGGCGGGTGGCGTGTATGCCGTGCTGGCTCGCCTCGCGTGGCGCCGGCCGCTGGGCCACACCGTGATCGGCACCCTCGCGGCCAGCTACGTCAACGCGGGCAACCTCGGCATCCCGATCGCCGCCTACGTGCTGGGCAACGCGGCCTACGTGGCCCCGACGCTGCTCCTCCAGCTGCTCGTGCTGCAGCCCCTTGCCCTGGCCGTGCTCGACGCCGACGCACGCGGCGGGAGGGTGCCGGTGAGGCTGGTGCTGACCCGCCCGTTCACCAACCCGCTGACCGTCGGCTCACTCGTCGGGCTGGTCCTCGCCGTGACCGGGTGGACCCTGCCCGGCGCGGTGCAGGACCCGCTCGAGCTCGTGGCGGGCATGGCCGTTCCGGCGATGCTCATCGCCTACGGGATCGCCCTGCGGCTGGGTCCGGGCCTTGGGGCGGGCGGGTCGGCCGGCGAGGTGGCTGTGACGTCGGCGCTGAAGCTGGTCGCCCAGCCCCTGACGGCCTACCTCGTGGCGCACTTCCTGCTCGGCGTCGACGGCCACGCCCTGCTGGCGATCGTGGTCACGTCGGCCCTTCCCACCGCACAGAACATCTTCGTGCACGCCACCCGCTACGACCGCGGCGCGGTGCTGGCCCGCGACACCATCCTGGTGACGACGGTGGGCTCGGTGCCGGTCATCCTGCTGCTCGCCGTCCTGCTCGGCTGA